The window AGCAAGATGAGTTGGTAAACTTCATAAAAGATGAAGGCTTGAATGTTCAGCAATTAATAAATACACATTGTCATATTGATCATGTTTTAGGAAACCAATTTGTGAAGGATAAATATGGCGTAAAGCTATATATGCATGAGAAGGATAAACCGATTTTAGAGGCAGTCCCTACTTATTCTGCCGCATATGGATTTGCCAATTATCAAATTTCTAAACCTGATATCTTCCTTAAAGAAGGCGATATTCACAAGATTGGAGATATAGAATTTGAGGTGTTGTTTTTACCAGGTCACGCTCCAGGTCATATTGGTTTAATGAATGAAAAAGAGAAAGTATTTATAGGAGGGGATGTTTTATTTGATGGTAGCATAGGTAGAACAGATCTTCCTGGTGGTGATCACGATACTTTAATCAGTAGTATTCAAAATAAACTATTTAAATATGATGATGAGGTAGTTGTATATTGTGGACACGGTTCAACTACAACACTCGGAAAAGAAAAAGCATCAAACCCTTTTTGTGCTATAAAATAAACTGCTATGATAAAAAAGAATATACCTAATGCTATTACAGCAGCGAATCTATTTACTGGTGCAGTAGGAGTTTATTTTACTAGTCAGTTTGAATTCGAATGGGCAGCTTTTTGCATAGTGTTGGCTGCTATTTTTGATTTTTTAGATGGAATGTTAGCACGATTGCTCAAGGTTCATTCTGAAATTGGAAAACAATTAGATTCTTTAGCTGATATGGTTACCTTCGGTTTTTTACCTTCCTACATACTTTTTCAATTTCTTCAATTGAATGAAGCTGAGGTATGGAGTTTCATTGCCTTTTTAATAGCAGTCTTTTCAGCATTCAGATTAGCTAAATTCAATATTGACACTCGTCAGTCGGATGAATTTATAGGTTTACCAACTCCCGCTAATGCCTTATTCATAGGTTTTTTGATTTTTTTAAAAGGTAGTTTTTTCTCGAAATATCTGTTTGATACAGCTAGCTTAATTCTAATAGCGGTTCTTTTTTCATATCTGCTTGTGGCAGAAATCCCAATGATTGCACTGAAGTTTAAAAATTTGAAATGGCAGGATAACATCTTCAGATACCTGACTATAATAATGGCTATAATTTTAGTGGCAATTTTTCAATTTTCAGCTGTTCCAATCGTTATTCTGATTTATATCATTTTATCAATTATAAAATATTCATTCTTCTCTAGAAATTAATTTGGAAAAAACACTGTTAGAACTTTGTTTTGAGAGTTTTAATGAGAATCTCCTTCACTATCATATTGACCCTTTTCATACAAATTTTGTATGCTCAATCCGTTTTGAATAAGAATGGGATGATAAAAGTAGCTACTTCAACGGAAGGAGTTTATAAAATTGATTCTCAATTTTTAGAGGCAGCAGGAGAAAATCCTTCTGAAATAAATCCTAATAAAATTCAGGTTTATGGAATGCCCGGAGGTCATATTCCACAATCAAACTCTATAGATTATCCTTATGACCCGCAACCTTTAGCTATAAAAGTTAAGGCCAATACAAATGCTGTGTTTGAGGAGAATGAAGCTGTTTATTTTTATGCTGATGCTGTAGATAATATCGACTATAATTTTGAAAATGAATTTTATGAGTATAGCAATAATGTATACAGTGATTCAATTTACTTTTTTATTGATATAAATGCAGAACAAACCAATTCAATTGCTTCAATAAGCTCAGAAAATATCAATGTAGATCAAAGTTTTAATTGGTATGATGCTGTTTATTTTCATGAAGTAGATGAAGTAAATATTTTAAGATCTGGAAGAAAATGGTTTGGTGAATCTTTTAGTATAAATAGAACTCAAGATTTTACTTTTGAATTAAATAATGATATTGCTTCATCTGATGAAATAAGCCTTACTACTCACTATTTAGCACAAACTTATAATGAAGCAAATCTAAAAATCAGGTTAAATGAATATGAGTTAGCCAGTGAGTCACTTGAAAGAGTATCAGATTTTACAATCTTTCCTTATCGTGAAAAAGGCAAATTGCTTGAAAACCGATCAACAATAGCAAGCTCATTAGTTTCAGGATTAGAATTAAATATTTCGCTTACACATGAAGCTTTGGGTGCTGGTAGGTCTGATGGATATCTGGATTATTTGTTTCTAACGGTTCCTCAAAAGTTGAATGTTTTAAATTCTCAAATCGTAATTAGAAATAGGGGATTTCAGCAAATTGGTAATTATGAATTAAAAATAGGTAATCTTTCAAATGATCATTATGTATGGGAAGTGAGTGACCCTATTAATTCTAAGGAATTAATCATGAATAATGGGTCTTTTAAATTTTCTCAAACTGAGGAGAGAAGGGAAAGAAAATTCGTAACTTTTAATGCTAATTCTGCATTACGCCCGGAATATATAGGAACATTAAATTCACAAAATCTAAAGAAATCTACCTCTCCCGATTATTTAGTCATTACTTTTGACGGCTTTAATGAAAGTGCACAAAAGCTAGCTTCATATCGAGAAAATCATAATAATTTTAGTGTGGAGGTTGCTAAAATTTCTGAAATATTTAATGAGTTTGGTTCAGGTAGAAGAGACGTTTCTGCCATCCGAAATTATATCCGCTATTACTATTTAAAAAATCCAGACAAACTTAAATATGTGCTTCTTTTGGGTGCATCATCCTATGATTTTAAAGATAGAATAGCTAATAACACTAATTTAGTCCCAGTATATCAATCTAGAAATTCGCTACATCCGGTTTTTACTTATGCCTCTGATGATTTTTATGGATTCATGAATCAAAATGAAGGCTTTTGGGCAGAAGAATCGAATAATATTGATGAGCTTGACCTAGGCATTGGAAGAATACCCGCAAAAACAAAAAAGGAAGCTGCGGACGCAGTAAATAAAATAATTTACTATGAAACGAATCCTCAAGCCTTTAACAAATGGAGAAATGATATTTATTTCATTGCAGATGATGAAGATGGCAATATTTTTCATCGTGATTCAGAAGAACTAAGTAAATATGTAATTGATAATTTTGGATTTTATAATATCAACAAACTCTATTTAGGAGCATTTGAACAGGAAGTTTTTGCCAGTACACAGCGTTCACCAAAAATGAGAGAAGCCATTAATGATATGGCAAATAAGGGTGCTTTAATAGTGAATTACATTGGTCATGGTTCGGAAAGTAGCTGGACGAATGAATCTATTCTTAATGTAAGCATGGTTGAGGAATGGAATAATATTGATAAACTGCCGCTATTTGTCACAGCAACTTGCGAATTCGGCCGATTTGATAATCCAAATATAGAATCAGGCGCTCAGAGAATGTTACTTAAACCTGATGGTGGTGCTATTGCATTATTAACTACTTCAAGGCCTGTGGAGTCAAGTTCAAATGCCACTTTAAATCGATCTTTTTTTCAACATGTATTTAAATCTCAAAACACTAAACCTAAAAAATTAGGGGATATTATTAGGCAAACTAAAAACTCAGGGATTGTAGGGGTTAAGAACCGAAATTTTATTTTGCTAGGTGATCCAGCTGTAACTTTGGCTGAACCTGAAAGTAATGTTCAAATTACCAATATTATGAATGAAGAGGGTGAAACGGATACTCTTAAAAGTATGTCTAAAATCACAGTATCGGGTTTAATTGAGAACAATCTAAAACAAATCATGTCAGATTTTGATGGTGAACTAACTATTGAACTTTATGATAAGCCCCAAGCAACTTCTACAATCGATAAAGCAGAAAGTGAATTTAACTTTATGACATTTGATCAAGTGATCTTCAGAGGGAAGTCAAGTATTCAAAATGGGGAATTTAGCTTCAGTTTTTATGTTCCCACTGAAATAGATTACCGCATTGATAAAGGCAAGTTTAGTTTTTATGCGAAGAATGACAATCAATTAGAAGATGCATCAGGTTTTAATAATGATTTCATTGTAGGAGGTAGTTCTCTCATGTCAAATAATGATACTGCTGGTCCTGATTTGGCGTTATACCTAAATGATAGAGAATTTGAAAATGGTAATAGAGTAGGGAATGATGCTTCTTTAATAGTAGATTTGTTTGATGAGCATGGAATAAGTATTTCAAATAGCAATGTGAATCCAGGTATTACCTATTCAATTGATGGTGGGGAAGATATAAAACTTAATGATTTTTTCTATTACGATAAAGATTCCTACCAAGAGGGGACCATTGAATATGATCTACAAAATTTAAAAGAGGGGAATCATTACATAACTATTAAAGCCTCTGATGTTTATAATAATAAATCACAAGCGACTATAGAGTTTGAGGTAATTGGTGAGGACGATATCGAATTGTTAGATTTTACTATATATCCAAATCCAGCCCAATCCAATGTTAATATTCGATTACGTCAGAATAGAAAAAATGCGCAGGTTATGGTTCAGTATCAAATCATAAATAATCAGGGTCAATTAGTGTATTCCCATGAATACACTACTAATGAAGACTTCAGAATAGATCAATGGGACTTAAGAAACCAAAATGGCGAAAAACTTTCACCAGGATTATATTTTGTCAGGCTTTTTGTACGTTCTGTAGAAGATAATGCAAAAACTGACCAAATTAAAAAGCTAATTATAATCAATTAAGTATATTTGAGTAAACCAAAATAAAATGCGAGCAGCGAAATTAATATTTTTAACGGCTTTAACCGTTTTATCAACCCAAGCTTTAGGCCAAATTACTGGTCCACCTACTACAATTTCTGGGCAAGATGCTGAAAGAAATGTTATCACTACAGCTATGCCTTTTTTATTAATATCACCCGATTCCCGTTCTGCAGGAATGGGAGACGTGGGCGTAGCGCTTTCGGCTGATGCTAATGCTATGCAATGGAATGCTGCTAGATTAGCATTTGTTGATAATGAAATTGGCGCTTCTATTTCTTATTCCCCATGGTTAATGAGTATAGGCGTTACGGATATGTCTATTTCATATTTAAGTGGTTATTATAAAATATCCAAAGAGCAAGTAGTTGGCTTATCAATGAAGTATTTCGATTTAGGAAATATATTCTTCACAGATGATGGTAATACAGGGACTGATTTTTCTCCAAAAGATTTTTCAATTTCTGCTGCGTATTCCAGAAAGTTAAGCGATAATTTAAGTGCATCTTTGACAGGTAAATTTGCTAGGTCTAATTTATTTGGAAACTACACGAATAATAATCAATCAAATCCAAGCCCAGCAACAGCGGTAGGGGTTGACTTGGGAATTTTCTATACAAAAGAATTATTGTTTAGTGGAAAGGATTCTGAGTTCTCTTCAGGAATGCAGATCGCTAATATTTCTAATAAGGTTTCGTACAGTGGAGATGATAATGAACAGTTCTTACCGATTAATTTGAAAATAGGATCAGCTTTTACCTCTAATTTGGATCCTTATAATAAATTAACTATTTCAGTTGATTTTAATAAATTAATGGTTCCTACACCTAATGAAGGAGATACTATTCCAGCAACTCTACTTGAAGGTATGTTTGGTTCATTTGGTGACGCACCTGCTGGTTTTCAAGAAGAATTAAGAGAAATTACAATTTCTTCAGGTGTAGAATACTGGTATAATAATATTTTTGCGGTCAGAACCGGATATTTTTACGAACATATTACCAAAGGAGGTAGACAATATTTCACTGCTGGATTAGGATTCAGATACCAAGTGTTAGGTTTAGATTTTTCTTACTTAATCCCAACTCAGCAAAACAATCCATTAGCAGAAACGCTTAGGTTCACAGCGGTTTTCAAATTTGAAAACTTAGGGATTGCAAAAGCCTCTGTTGCAGAGTAATTCCAAGTAAATTTTCATTTAAAAATTCATTATGCTTAATAGACAAGTTGCTCCAAAAGCATATATGCTGAAGGATTTATCATTAACAAAGCCTGAAGTTAAAAAGCTTTCAAATGATGTTTCAGTTCATATTATTCAGGATGATACTAATCCTGTTTTAAAAATTGATATACTATATCCTGCTGGAAGAACAAATGATAATAAACCAGGGGAATCGCTTATATGTGCAAAGGTTTTAGTAGAGGGAACAAAGAGCTACCCTGGAAGTGAACTGCAAGAATTGTTAGATCATTATGGAGCGCATCTGGATTTTGCAGTAGATTATGATTATACAACCGTAAGTCTTTTATGTTTAAAAGAACATATAAATACCTTATTGCCTGTTCTAAAAAGTGCTATCAAAGAACCGCTTTTTGAAGATAAGGATTTTGAAAAAATAAAGCTTCAGCAACTTCAAAAAATTAGGGTTAATAATCAAAAGAACTCTTTAATCGCTACTCGAAATCTTAGGAAAAACCTTTTACAAGGAACACCTTATGCTAGCATACTTGAGGAAGATGAGTTAAATGCCATTCATAAGGAAGATATAGAAAATTATTTTAATAAGTATTTTGCTCTTCAGCCTGATATTATTGTAGCAGGTGATTTTGATGAAGATATTTTTAACTACTTTGATGAGTATTTTGGTAACCTGGAATTTAAACCAAATGAACCGCAGTATACAGGTAAACTTAATCCCAATTTAGAGGAAAAGAAGATTGAAAGAGAGGGCTCTGTTCAAGCTTCTATAAGAATGGGGGCTATTTCTATTCCTAGAGACCATCCAGATTACTTTGACTTATCTATTACCAATGAAATACTAGGCGGATATTTCGGTTCTCGTTTAATGAAGAATATTCGAGAAGATAAAGGATACACATATGGTATTTATTCTGTTTTAATCAATTATAAGCATGTCGATTATCATATAATCGGAGCTGATGTGAAGATTGACCACATAGAGGACACTATTCAGGAAGTGTATCATGAGATGGAAGATCTAAAAACTAATCGGGTGCCTGAGGAGGAGATTGAAACCATTAAGAACTATATGCTCGGTAAAATAGCCAGTAGTTTGGATACGGTTTTTCACCAATCAGAGAATTACAAAGTTAAGCTATCAGAGGGCGCTGATTACATTGATTATTTTGATGCCTATGTTAAAAGTATCAGAAATATCACGGCTGAAAGGATTTTAGAAATCAGTAAAAAGTATTTTTCTGAAGAATATTGTGTGATTAAGGTCGCTTAATCTCACTCGAAGAAAATATTTTGATGATGTAAATCTAAGCCATCGTTTTTAGGATTACATTTGTGTTCAAAATATGACCATCAAACAAAAAGTTGAGGCGGTTGAAAAATTATTCAATAGCCTCGATCAGGAGATATCCCGTTTTAAAAGTTTTACGGGAATATATTGTTATTCTTCATGTGGGAAATGCTGTAATAAACAAGATATAGAGGCAAGTCCACTGGAGTTTTTGCCACTTGCTTTTCATTGGTTTAAAACTGGCCGAGCACAAGAATTTTATGATAAGCTTGAAAATAATCAATCCTTAAACTGCATAGTTTATAGTCCGTTGTCAATTCTAGATCAAAACCAAGGCAGTTGCAGTGAATATCCTTACAGAGGATTAATTTGTAGATTGTTTGGCTATGGCGCAAACCGAGATAAGTACGGAGAACTAAGATTATTAACTTGCAAATTGATAAAAGATGGCCAGATTGAAAATTATACTAAAGCTATCGTTTTATTGAAAAATAATGTAAAAGTACCTGTGTTTACTGAATACTATCAGAAATTAATGCAAATAGATTTTCAGTTAGCCAGGGATATATTACCCATAAATAAGGCTATTAAAATAGCATTAGAAACTGTGATGCAATATTATGCCTATCGACCTTATTCTTCAGGCAAAGGAGCAGCTTAAAAGATTCAAAATAAAAAAATCCCGATAGTTTTATCGGGATTTTTTAAAACTGCAAAGCCTATTTTACATATGAATAGGTCTATTATCTGTTGCGGCTAGGCAAGCCTCCTTAACTGCTTCCATATATGTAGGGTGTGCATGAGACATACGAGAAACATCTTCAGCGGAAGCTCTATATTCCATAGCAGTTACACCAGCAGCAATCATATCAGCCGCTCTAGCTCCAATAATATGGATACCTAATATTTCATCGGTATTTTTATCAGCGATTACTTTAACTAAACCTTCCAAATCCATACTAGCGCGAGCTCTACCTAATGCTTTATATGGGAATGAGCCAGTTTTATACTTTCTTCCCTCATCCTTTAATTCTTCTTCAGTGTAGCCAACACCCGCAACTTCTGGCCAAGTGTATACTACATTAGGAATTAATTTGTAATGAATGTGAGGTTTTTGTCCGGCCATAGTTTCAGCTACAAAAACGCCTTCTTCTTCAGCTTTATGTGCGAGCATAGCACCTCTTACGACATCACCAATTGCATAGATGTTATCAACTTCAGTTTTGAGATTATCATCAACTGAAATTTTACCTTTATCATCAGTTTTTAGGCCAGCAGCCTCAAGATTTAACCCATCTGTATAAGGTTTCCGACCCACTGCCACTAAGCAATAGTCTCCTTTGATAGTCTCTTCTTTTCCTTTATCTGTCTCAAAAGTAACTTCTACTTCTTTTCCTTTATTTTCAACTTTAGTTACTTTATGTTTTAGCTTTACATCCATTCCGAGCTTTTTCATGCTCTTCTTCATTTCTTTCCCCATGCTTCCATCCATAGTAGGAATAAGGCTGTCAGCAAATTCTAATACAGTAACATCCGCACCAATTCTTTTATACACTGAGCCTAATTCTAAGCCGATTACACCACCCCCGATAAGAATCATATGTTTAGGCACTTCCTTTAACTCTAAAGCCTCAGTACTGCTGATAATTCTTTTCTTATCAAATTTAGCAAATGGCAACTCTATAGGTTTTGAGCCTGTTGCAATAATTACTTTGTCAGTGCTGAGTTCTTCCGTTTTGCCATCTGACTTTGTGACTACAACAGTGTTTTTATCTTTAAATGATCCAACACCAGTATGTACATCAATTTTATTTTTCTTCATTAAGAAGGCAATACCGTCTACATTTTGTTTCACAACATCTGCTTTGCGGTTGATCATCTGCTTAATATCTACTTTCAGGTTGCTCAGGTTTATCCCGTGCTCTTTAAAAGTAGTTTCAGCATTATGGTAATGCTCTGAAGAATCTAACAATGCTTTTGATGGGATACATCCAACATTAAGACAAGTTCCTCCTAAAGTATTATATTTTTCAATAATGGCTGTTTTCATGCCTAGTTGTGCGCATCTGATAGCTGCCACATAACCACCAGGACCAGAACCAATTACTGTTACATCGTATTTTGACATTTCTTTTTATTTTAGGTACTAAGTACTAAGTACAAAGTACAGGGTTTTAAATCAGTTTTTGTTGTAAAGAGTAAGTCATTCTTCTTATTTCACTTATTCTTTCTATTATTTCTTCAAAACTCTTTTCATTAATATATGAAAGTCGGTTAGAAAGATTGCTTTGAGTTTCTAGTTCTGCTAGAGATCCCAAAGCAATTCCTAAGAATTGATAAAATTCTTTAGGGTTATTTCTACCAGCACCTTCAGCTATATTAGAAGGGATTGATACCGCACTTCTCTTCATTTGGGATGTTAGTCCAAATTTTTCTTCATTAGGAAAAGCTGATGTTATTTTATAAATAATTTCAGCAAGATTCATTGACTGTTTCCATATTTGAAGATCTTGAAATTTATGCATTTTATTCTCAATACTTTGTACTTATATCTCTGTACTTTTGATATCAAAGCGTTAAACTCCCAACAATAATCTAGTTGGATCTTCAAGTAACTCTTTTACTCTTACCAAGAAGCTTACTGACTCTTTTCCATCAATAATTCTGTGATCATAGCTTAAGGCTACATACATAATAGGCCTGATTTCCACTTGCCCATTAATTGCAACTGGTCTTTCTACAATATTATGCATACCCAGAATTGCTGATTGAGGAGCGTTAATTATAGGAGTAGAAAGCATTGAGCCAAAAATACCACCATTAGTGATGGTGAAGGTACCTCCGCTCATTTCCTCTATGCTCAATTTACCGTCTCTAGCTTTTTTAGCTAGTCTTACTACTTCTCCTTCAATTTCATTGAAAGATAGTTTCTCTGCATTTCTAATTACAGGAACTACTAAACCTTTTGGAGATGATACAGCAATTGACATATCTACATAGTCCGAATATACCATTTCATTACCATCAATTTGAGCATTAACCGCTGGCCATTCTTTTAGAGCCATAGTACAAGCTTTTGTAAAGAATGACATAAAGCCTAAGCCTACTTCATATTTCTCTTTAAATTGCTCTTTGTATTTTTTACGTAAGTCCATGATTGGCTTCATATCCACCTCGTTAAAAGTGGTTAACATAGCCGTTTCATTCTTAACGCTTACCAATCTTCTTGCGACAGTCTTACGTAAGCTCGACATTTTCTCTCTGTTCTGAGCTCTTGCTTCTGATGAAGCTGGAACACTCTGAGTTTCAATTTTGTCTTCAGCTTTTTCTTTTTGAGGTGATGGTTTAGACTGCTGCTTTTCTGCATTTTCCGCATCTTCTTTTGTGATGCGACCGTCCTTACCCGTTCCTTTTATGTTTGCTGGATCAATACCTTTCTCCTTCAATATTTTTGCGGCAGCGGGAGAGGCATGTCCTGTTGCATAAGTTTCTTTTCCATCTTCCTGACCACTTGATGATGATTCACTTGAAGATGAACTACTTTCAGAAGAAGAGTCGCTAGGAGCACCTCCTTCAGTTACTTCGATTTTACAAATAGTAGCACCTATTTCGATGGTATCATCTTCCTGAGCAACAATTTTCAAGAATCCGTTAGCTTCTGCTGGTAATTCAAAAGTAGCTTTATCAGACTCTACTTCAGCGATTACTTCATCCATCTCTACATAATCACCATCAGACTTTAACCATGAACTAATGGTAACTTCTGTGATAGATTCTCCCACAGTAGGAACTACCATTTCATGAACTTCACCTGTCTTTTTAGGACCGCTGCCTGAAGAAGAATTACTACTATCAGATTTTGGTTCTGACTTTTCTTCTTCTTTCGATTCAGCCTTATCTTCTGATTTAGATCCCGAACCTTCAGCATTTTCATCAATCTCACAAATTACAGCCCCTACTTCGATGGTTTCATCTTCTTCGGCTTTTATTTTTAAAACGCCAGACACTTCAGCGGGTAGTTCGAATGTTGCTTTATCAGATTCTAATTCTGCAATAATTTCATCTTGTTCAACATAATCACCATCTTTCTTTAACCATGATGCTATGGTAACTTCAGTGATTGATTCGCCTACTTCAGGTACTTTTATTTCTAAACTCATGTTTTCTGAATTCTATCTTAAAAAATTTTATTTCTTATTATCTAAATCAAAAGCTTTTTCAACTAATGCTTCTTGTTCTGCCTTATGTACTTTTGCATATCCTGTAGCTGGAGATGCACTAGATTTTCGTGAAATCAACTGCAAGCCTGCTTTATTCGCAATAGTTCTTAGCATATAAGTCCAATATCCCATATTTGAAGGCTCTTCTTGTACCCAGAATATTTCAGGATCTTTGAATTTCTTCAATGCTTTATCGATTTGATTCATCGGGAATGGGTGTAGTTGCTCTATTCTTATGATGGCAACATCTTTACGTTTATCAGCTTGTTGCTTTTCTAAAAGGTCATAATATACTTTACCAGTACACAACAATACTCTTTTTACGTTTTTATTTGTTACATAATCATCTTCATAAATTTCTCTGAATTTACCATCAGTGAATTCTGATATTGGAGAAATTACTTTCGGATGACGTAGTAATGATTTTGGAGCAAATTGAACCAATGGTTTTCTAAACTCCCATTTTACCTGTCTTCTAAACATATGGAACAAGTTTGCCGGAGTAGTAATATTGGTTACTACTAAGTTTTCCTCTGCTGCTAATTGTAAGAACCTTTCAGGTCTAGCATTCGAGTGTTCCGGTCCTTGTCCTTCATAACCATGCGGAAGAAGCATTACAAGACCATTCATTCTCTGCCATTTACTTTCTGCTGAAGTGATGAATTGATCAATCATTACTTGAGCACCATTTGCAAAGTCACCAAATTGTGCTTCCCAAATGACTAATGCATTTGGAGTAGCCATGGCATAACCATATTCAAAACCTAATACGCCAAATTCTGATAATAAAGAGTTAAAGATTTTGAATTTCTGCTGTTGATTTTCTTCAATATGATCAAGATTGCAATAAGGTTCGTTTGTTTCTGCATCAAAAACATAAGAATGTCTGTGAGAGAAAGTTCCTCTTTTCACATCCTGACCAGACATTCTAACGATAGTATTTTCAGATAGTAAGGAACCATAAGCTAATAATTCTGCATCAGCCCAGTTTAACATTTTCTCATCAAAGAAATTCTTCTTTCTATCCTTAAATAATTTATCAATTTGCTTAAGAGGTTTGAAACCTTTTGGTAGACTTGTTAAAGCTTTTCCAATTTTGTCAACCAATTCTTGAGAGATAGAAGTGTCTGGAGATGCTAAAAAATCGTCAGATTTAGCTCTTCTTAGCTGTTTCCATTCTTCTTCTATTTTTTGAGGTTTATAAGGTAATGGCTTTTGTTTAACCTCATTCAATCGATCTTGAAGTTGCTTTTTGAAATCCTTTTCAAGTTTTTTGATTGAATCATTGTCTAAATCACCTCTTTCAGTCAATTTCTTTACATAAACCTCTCTAGGGTTGGCATGCTTTGCAATTTTATTGTAAAGTTTAGGCTGAGTAAATTTAGGTTCATCACTTTCATTATGTCCATGTCTTCTGTAGCATAATAAATCGATGAAGATATCTTTATGGAATTTTTGTCTGTATTCAACTGCTAAATTTGCGGCAAAATTTACTGCTTCTGCATCATCGCCATTTACGTGTAATACAGGAGCATCAATCATTTTAGCAATATCTGTACAATAGATTGATGAACGTGCATCGTCATAATCAGTCGTAAAACCTACTTGATTATTGATTACTAAATGGATGGTTCCTCCAGTAGAATACCCTTCCAATAATGACATTTGAGTAGTTTCATAAACTATTCCTTGTCCGGCAACAGCTGCATCTCCATGGATTAAAATTGGAACTGCTGCATCTGCATTGTCATTGTATTCGTCATCAATTTGTGCTCGAGTGTATCCTAAAACAACGGAATTTACAGCTTCAAGGTGAGAAGGGTTAGGTGTTAATTTAACATAAGTTTTTTTGCCACTTGTAGTTTCTAAATGACTTGAATACCCCATATGATATTTTACATCTCCATCTCCCATAGTAAGATCAGGATCTGTGTTTCCTTCAAACTCCGCGAAAATTTGCTCGTAGGTTTTATTCATAATGTTAGCTAAAACATTTAACCTACCTCTGTGAGCCATCCCGATTACTACCTCTTTCGTACCCAATTCAGAAGATCTATTAATAACTTTATCTAAAAATGGGATGGTGTTCTCTCCACCTTCAAGTGAGAATCTTTTCTGACCTAAGAATTTTGTATGCAGGAAGTTTTCAAAGACAACTGCTTCATTTAGTTTTGATAAAATTCTTTTCTTTTCTTCTAATTGAGGCTGATAGTCACCTTTTGATTTTTCAGCTTTAT is drawn from Marivirga arenosa and contains these coding sequences:
- a CDS encoding M16 family metallopeptidase, producing MLNRQVAPKAYMLKDLSLTKPEVKKLSNDVSVHIIQDDTNPVLKIDILYPAGRTNDNKPGESLICAKVLVEGTKSYPGSELQELLDHYGAHLDFAVDYDYTTVSLLCLKEHINTLLPVLKSAIKEPLFEDKDFEKIKLQQLQKIRVNNQKNSLIATRNLRKNLLQGTPYASILEEDELNAIHKEDIENYFNKYFALQPDIIVAGDFDEDIFNYFDEYFGNLEFKPNEPQYTGKLNPNLEEKKIEREGSVQASIRMGAISIPRDHPDYFDLSITNEILGGYFGSRLMKNIREDKGYTYGIYSVLINYKHVDYHIIGADVKIDHIEDTIQEVYHEMEDLKTNRVPEEEIETIKNYMLGKIASSLDTVFHQSENYKVKLSEGADYIDYFDAYVKSIRNITAERILEISKKYFSEEYCVIKVA
- a CDS encoding YkgJ family cysteine cluster protein, with translation MTIKQKVEAVEKLFNSLDQEISRFKSFTGIYCYSSCGKCCNKQDIEASPLEFLPLAFHWFKTGRAQEFYDKLENNQSLNCIVYSPLSILDQNQGSCSEYPYRGLICRLFGYGANRDKYGELRLLTCKLIKDGQIENYTKAIVLLKNNVKVPVFTEYYQKLMQIDFQLARDILPINKAIKIALETVMQYYAYRPYSSGKGAA
- the lpdA gene encoding dihydrolipoyl dehydrogenase encodes the protein MSKYDVTVIGSGPGGYVAAIRCAQLGMKTAIIEKYNTLGGTCLNVGCIPSKALLDSSEHYHNAETTFKEHGINLSNLKVDIKQMINRKADVVKQNVDGIAFLMKKNKIDVHTGVGSFKDKNTVVVTKSDGKTEELSTDKVIIATGSKPIELPFAKFDKKRIISSTEALELKEVPKHMILIGGGVIGLELGSVYKRIGADVTVLEFADSLIPTMDGSMGKEMKKSMKKLGMDVKLKHKVTKVENKGKEVEVTFETDKGKEETIKGDYCLVAVGRKPYTDGLNLEAAGLKTDDKGKISVDDNLKTEVDNIYAIGDVVRGAMLAHKAEEEGVFVAETMAGQKPHIHYKLIPNVVYTWPEVAGVGYTEEELKDEGRKYKTGSFPYKALGRARASMDLEGLVKVIADKNTDEILGIHIIGARAADMIAAGVTAMEYRASAEDVSRMSHAHPTYMEAVKEACLAATDNRPIHM
- a CDS encoding four helix bundle protein translates to MHKFQDLQIWKQSMNLAEIIYKITSAFPNEEKFGLTSQMKRSAVSIPSNIAEGAGRNNPKEFYQFLGIALGSLAELETQSNLSNRLSYINEKSFEEIIERISEIRRMTYSLQQKLI
- the odhB gene encoding 2-oxoglutarate dehydrogenase complex dihydrolipoyllysine-residue succinyltransferase; amino-acid sequence: MSLEIKVPEVGESITEVTIASWLKKDGDYVEQDEIIAELESDKATFELPAEVSGVLKIKAEEDETIEVGAVICEIDENAEGSGSKSEDKAESKEEEKSEPKSDSSNSSSGSGPKKTGEVHEMVVPTVGESITEVTISSWLKSDGDYVEMDEVIAEVESDKATFELPAEANGFLKIVAQEDDTIEIGATICKIEVTEGGAPSDSSSESSSSSSESSSSGQEDGKETYATGHASPAAAKILKEKGIDPANIKGTGKDGRITKEDAENAEKQQSKPSPQKEKAEDKIETQSVPASSEARAQNREKMSSLRKTVARRLVSVKNETAMLTTFNEVDMKPIMDLRKKYKEQFKEKYEVGLGFMSFFTKACTMALKEWPAVNAQIDGNEMVYSDYVDMSIAVSSPKGLVVPVIRNAEKLSFNEIEGEVVRLAKKARDGKLSIEEMSGGTFTITNGGIFGSMLSTPIINAPQSAILGMHNIVERPVAINGQVEIRPIMYVALSYDHRIIDGKESVSFLVRVKELLEDPTRLLLGV